The genomic interval TTTTGCACTCAAAATTTTGCCTTGTTCTGTTCTGATTTTGACAACATCACCTATATTGCCGTCTTCTAAAAGGGTAGCTTGCACTTCTATGACCAACCCTTCCTCTTTTAGTAGCGCTTTGATACTCGCTTTTCTACTCAGCATTTTTTTAATATCCAGATGAAAATCCGTCAAAATCTGACCTTCTTTAACACCGTTTTTGATCACAGCATTTTGAGGTATTTCATTGGTAATCACACGGTTTGGAAGGGCATCTAAACTCTCCCAAACACTCTCGTAGTCATCGTTTGTGAGGATTTTACCGTTAAGCAAATTATGTTTTGCTTTAAACACCATCACTTTCGCATTCATCTCATAAGCAAAATAGAGCTTTTTCTCTCGATCACCTACTTTAAAAACAGCCACAAAGGAGCCACTGTTTTTCTTAAGCATAGCATCGGAGATTGAAATATCAACAAGCTCATAACGTTCAAAATCGGTAGGCAGGGAGGTTTTAATGGAGATACGCGGTTTTTCATCAATTCTTACGAAAGGAGAGGTTTCTTGAAATTTTTTCAAAAAGAGCTCAGTCATTGCATCTGCTTTACCCATAAGCGAACAGTGGCGCCTAAAAATCACAACACCATCGCTGCTATCAATAATGGTCGCATTGAGGTCGTTAAAGGCTGTGCGTAACGTATTGGTAGAAACGGTATAGTGCATACGCCCTGTTGGAATGGTAACAATAATGGGATCATCACTGCTTTGATAGCCAAAAAAAGAGGCTCTAAGCGTGTCTTGTTCAATGCAATAGGTCTTATCAATATAAAGAGGTTGTGAAAAAAGGGAGGTGATAAAAAGAAGTAGGATTAAAATGGAGCGGGAAACGAGGTTCGAACTCGCGACCCCGACCTTGGCAAGGTCGTGCTCTACCACTGAGCTATTCCCGCAAAACGGACGGAATTCTACCAAAAAAAACCCTTTGTGTCAATCTATTTTGAAATAATTGTAGCACAAATAGATTTTAAAGGGCTTAGAAGAGCTTTTTATACCTTGAAAATCGTAATTTCTTGCTCCAACTCTGCGGTTGAGAGATTTAAACTGCTGGAAACGCTCATCAATTCATCGGCAATCTTTTTATTTTCATGCGCAAGTCCTGTCGCTTCTTCAACCCCTTGCGTAAGATGGTCGATCTCTTTGGTGATGCTTAATGTTTTTTCATAGGCAATATTCGTGATTTCTAAACTTTTCGCTGTTTTTTCTTTGGTTTCATTTGCCAAAGTCGAAATTTTGATAGCATTTTCATTCAAATCAACCACTTTTTGGCTGTTCTCTTTGATATTATCGCTTGCACTTGAGACACTTTGAATGACCACACTGATGGTTACATCGATCTCTGAAAGTGATTTTTGGGTTCGCTCAGCCAGCTTTCGTACTTCATCAGCAACCACGGCAAACCCACGTCCATGCTCTCCCGCTCTGGCTGCTTCAATGGCGGCATTGAGGGCTAGTAAATTGGTCTGATCGGCGATATCTTTGATCATCTCTAACACTGAGCGAATTTGGCGTGTCTGCTCGGAGAGGTCGTGCATTTGGGTTGAGATATGCTGTTCATCTTGGCTAACTTGATTAATGCTCTCAACGATAGAATCAAGGGTCACAATCATTTGATCCAACATCGTATAATCTTCTTTCATATACGCAGCAGAGGTTTCAGAGATGTCGCGAGACTCTTGCAACTCTTGGTTGATTTGTGACGTCAATTTTTTAACATTATCCACAATACGATCTTGATTTTGGGCAACACTGGTGATGGTCTGTGCAAACGTTTGCATGCTTTTATTCGTTTGAGAGTTTGCCGCCATCGTCCTTTTTGCTTTGATCAATGCTTGCTGAAGCGTGAAGAGTAGGGTGTTGAGATTTTCGCTGATATGTCCTATTTCATCTTTGTTTGAAATCTCGATAGGGCGATTGAGTGCTAAATCTTTTGTGATGTCTGAAAGGTGATCACCAATACGAGCGATACGTTTGACAATATAGCGCGTAATAGCGAGTAAAAGTGTGGATGTAACCACTAAAACAAGCGAAGAGATCACGATGACCAAATAAAGATTGTTGTTTAGTTTGGCACCGATTTGCAGGCTAATATCCTTCACTCGCTGTGTTGTGAAGTGTGAAATGTTATCAAAACGTTGGGAGATATACTTACAATCTGTCTCGATTTCAACCGCCATATCACCGATGTCTTCACGATTGTCTTTGACATAAAGTTCATGGATACGTTTAAATTTGGGAGCGATTTTTTGGTTATAGCGTTCATACGCCTCATGAAGATTTTGTTTCAACGTTGGCTCAGCATAAAAATCACTCACAAGTGCTTTTTCAAAAAACTCTTTGAGCTCTTTTTCAATCACGGGAAGATGATCTTTCGCCTGTCCTGTGGGTAAAAACTCGCTGGTGACATGAATAAGATCGTTTAATATCATCTCAAAGGTATTATGAGCAAGCGTAATTTCACTATCGGGAATGACATTTTTTTGATAAATGGTTTCCAGCGAATTTTTACCAATAAGACTTGAATTGATACTGATATATGAGAGAATAATTAAACCAAGAACCGTTACAATCGAGATAAAAAGAAGCTTCGTCGAAATCTTTATTTCGTTAAACATTACACACCTTTACCAGAGCACTTTCAAATTTTGTGTAGCAATAGTATCCAAAAAAGATTCATAAGGTCAAGTTTTTTAAACTAACTAAAAATAAGTAATATTTAATCGTAACATATATTTCTAAAATACGAAAATAGCTATCGGTACATTTTCTGCAACACTTCCAATACTTTCGTCACTGATCCATAACGCATTGCTCTGAACAAGGGGTTTTACCATGCCTGATCCATATTTGTTAGCGCCAAATACGTGAAATTTTCCGTCCACGAAGGTTCCTAAAACAAGATTGACACG from Sulfurospirillum multivorans DSM 12446 carries:
- the flgA gene encoding flagellar basal body P-ring formation chaperone FlgA gives rise to the protein MHYTVSTNTLRTAFNDLNATIIDSSDGVVIFRRHCSLMGKADAMTELFLKKFQETSPFVRIDEKPRISIKTSLPTDFERYELVDISISDAMLKKNSGSFVAVFKVGDREKKLYFAYEMNAKVMVFKAKHNLLNGKILTNDDYESVWESLDALPNRVITNEIPQNAVIKNGVKEGQILTDFHLDIKKMLSRKASIKALLKEEGLVIEVQATLLEDGNIGDVVKIRTEQGKILSAKILSPYEVIILE